In a genomic window of Comamonadaceae bacterium OTU4NAUVB1:
- a CDS encoding C4-dicarboxylate transporter DctA: MPRFARSLFGQVVIALVLGVLAGLLVPDLAVKLKPLGDGFIKLIKMIIPVLVFCVVVHGIAGAGDLRRVGRVGVKALIYFEALTTIALVLGLVLAFVFKPGVGMNVDPRLLDASAMSAYASNADKLTSGGTVEFLMKLIPNTVVGAFATGDVLQVLLFAVLFGCALALLGEHGKPVAQVVDSLSLVLFKIMGIIIKLAPLGVLGAIAFTVGRYGIGSLKQLGMLVALFYGAVLIFVFGVLGLVMRLSGFSLVKLLRYLREELTIVFATTSSDSVLPQVMAKLRRMGIRDSTVGLVIPTGYSFNLDAFSIYITLAAVFIAQATNTPISLSDLLAILAIALVTSKGAHGVPGSAIVVLAATLQAIPAIPAIGLVLVLSVDWFMGIARALGNLIGNCVATVAVAAWEGDIDRERAHAVLDGTWTPDDATTADAPVATSAATATARHA, from the coding sequence ATGCCCCGCTTCGCCCGATCCCTCTTCGGCCAAGTCGTCATCGCGCTGGTGCTCGGCGTGCTGGCCGGCCTGCTGGTGCCCGACCTCGCCGTCAAGCTCAAGCCGCTGGGCGACGGTTTCATCAAGCTGATCAAGATGATCATCCCGGTGCTGGTGTTCTGCGTCGTGGTGCACGGCATCGCCGGCGCGGGCGACCTCCGGCGCGTGGGCCGGGTCGGCGTGAAGGCGCTGATCTACTTCGAGGCGCTCACCACCATCGCGCTGGTGCTGGGCCTGGTGCTGGCCTTCGTCTTCAAGCCCGGCGTGGGCATGAACGTCGATCCGCGCCTGCTGGACGCGAGCGCCATGAGCGCCTACGCCTCCAACGCCGACAAGCTCACCAGCGGCGGCACGGTGGAGTTCCTGATGAAGCTCATCCCCAACACGGTGGTGGGCGCCTTCGCCACCGGCGACGTGCTGCAGGTGCTGCTGTTCGCGGTGCTCTTCGGCTGCGCGCTGGCGCTGCTGGGCGAGCACGGCAAGCCGGTCGCGCAGGTGGTGGACTCGCTCTCCCTGGTCCTGTTCAAGATCATGGGGATCATCATCAAGCTCGCGCCGCTGGGCGTGCTCGGGGCGATCGCGTTCACGGTGGGGCGCTACGGCATCGGCTCGCTCAAGCAGCTGGGAATGCTGGTGGCGCTGTTCTACGGCGCGGTGCTGATCTTCGTCTTCGGCGTGCTGGGGCTGGTGATGCGGCTGTCGGGCTTCAGCCTGGTCAAGCTGCTGCGCTACCTGCGCGAGGAGCTCACGATCGTCTTCGCCACCACCTCGTCGGACAGCGTGCTGCCCCAGGTCATGGCCAAGCTGCGCCGCATGGGCATCCGCGACTCGACCGTCGGCCTGGTGATCCCGACGGGCTACTCGTTCAACCTCGACGCCTTCTCCATCTACATCACGCTGGCGGCGGTGTTCATCGCGCAGGCCACCAACACGCCGATCTCCCTGTCGGACCTGCTGGCGATCCTGGCGATCGCGCTGGTCACCTCCAAGGGCGCGCACGGCGTGCCGGGCTCGGCCATCGTGGTGCTGGCCGCGACGCTGCAGGCGATCCCCGCGATCCCCGCCATCGGGCTGGTGCTGGTGCTGTCGGTGGACTGGTTCATGGGCATCGCCCGCGCGCTGGGCAACCTGATCGGCAACTGCGTCGCCACGGTGGCCGTCGCCGCCTGGGAGGGCGACATCGACCGCGAACGCGCCCATGCCGTGCTCGACGGCACCTGGACCCCCGACGACGCGACGACGGCCGACGCGCCGGTCGCCACCAGCGCCGCCACGGCGACGGCGCGCCATGCCTGA
- a CDS encoding aldo/keto reductase, with protein MDTLRTLELPAGPAMPVLGLGTWRLGEDPARRAGEVAAVRAALRMGYRLIDTAEMYGDGGAEEVVGQAIAEAVDAGEVRRESLFVVSKVLPHNASRRGTAQACDRSLARLGLARVDLYLLHWRGPHRLADTVAALEALVADGRVGAWGVSNFDTDDMDELAGVPGGDRCVTDQVYYSIAERGPEFSLAPWLRARGQALMAYSPIDQGALASDHALAALAEARGVTAAQLALARLLAEPGVVAIPKAARETHLRENLAAASIVLSPGDIAAIDRLHPPPRRKTPLAMI; from the coding sequence ATGGACACCCTGAGAACCCTGGAACTGCCGGCGGGACCGGCCATGCCCGTGCTCGGCCTGGGCACCTGGCGCCTGGGCGAGGACCCGGCCCGGCGCGCCGGCGAGGTGGCCGCCGTGCGCGCGGCCCTGCGCATGGGCTACCGGCTGATCGACACGGCCGAGATGTACGGCGACGGCGGTGCCGAGGAGGTCGTCGGCCAGGCGATCGCCGAGGCGGTGGACGCGGGCGAGGTGCGGCGCGAATCGCTCTTCGTCGTGAGCAAGGTGCTGCCCCACAACGCCAGCCGCCGGGGCACGGCGCAGGCCTGCGACCGCAGCCTGGCGCGCCTCGGGCTGGCGCGCGTGGACCTCTACCTGCTGCACTGGCGCGGTCCGCACCGGTTGGCCGACACCGTCGCCGCCCTGGAGGCGCTGGTGGCCGACGGCCGCGTCGGCGCCTGGGGCGTGAGCAACTTCGACACCGACGACATGGACGAACTCGCCGGCGTGCCCGGTGGCGATCGCTGCGTGACCGACCAGGTGTACTACTCGATCGCCGAGCGCGGCCCGGAGTTCAGCCTCGCGCCCTGGCTGCGCGCGCGTGGCCAGGCGCTGATGGCCTACAGCCCGATCGACCAGGGCGCGCTGGCGTCGGATCACGCCCTGGCCGCGCTGGCCGAGGCGCGCGGCGTCACGGCGGCGCAGCTGGCGCTCGCCCGGCTGCTGGCCGAGCCCGGCGTGGTCGCGATCCCGAAGGCGGCGCGCGAGACGCACCTGCGCGAGAACCTGGCGGCGGCGTCGATCGTGCTGTCCCCCGGGGACATCGCCGCGATCGACCGGCTGCACCCGCCGCCCAGGCGCAAGACGCCGCTGGCGATGATCTGA